TTTGGAATATTCCCACGGTTTCTTTTCTGCATCTCAACGTCAAAAATCTTCCCTTCCACGTCTTCCACATAAAAGTCCATACGGATGCCGCGCTTCCCCGGAAGGTTATGTACTACCTTTTGGCCTTCTTTCCATTGGATCTCTTTTATCCGAATCCCCAGCGACAGCTCAATAATAATTCTGCAGGCATCCAAATTCACCGTTGTCACATCAAACAGGAAATCATCCATCAGATTCATTTTCTGCAGCGGCTCAAGAAGCTCATTTTTTTCTGACATCTGTATATTCAATTTTTCGTTTTCTTCCATCTGGCTCCTCCTTCATTATAATAATTTATCTTCATATTTGCAACTGGGAATACTACTGAAAACTTTGACATCAAAACACCTCTGAGGTCAAAAAAAGTCAGGGAGTTTCTTACGCTCCCTGACTTTTTTCTGTAAAAATATTGTTTGGAATGATAATACTGATTTTATAGGTATAACTATATACTTTCATCTTTGCAATCAGCACAATACAATGTATACGGGGTAAATGGCAAACCCGAATTAAAATGAATATTCCGCAATCAGAAATGGATTGATTCACTCCAGTCGTCCTCATCGTATGAGGTGTCATAGTGTATGCTATTTTCTTCCATACATCCGTTAAGCATTTCTCTGTATTGTTCTGTTAAAGACAACCTTCGCCCCCCTTGGAGGACTGGCAAGCAACATGCCGCCGGACTTTTTATGACCAGACTGTCTCAGAAAGACGCGGCTGTCAATGGAAAAAATTGAAAATACTTTTAAATTTTGTGTAAAGAATGTATAATAACAGTGATAACCGAAAATGAAAAGGTTAATCTTTGTGACTGGACGGATCGGGTCACTCAAAATGCCCATGATCTGTTTGAGTCCGGTTATATGCGTCCTCTGCAGCTGAAATATTGTCTGGGTATAGGATTGAGCGATAACCATAACTGCATCAGATGCATCATTTCTCTGGATCGGATAAAAGAAATTCCATATACGGATTAGGAGATTGCCCGGCTGATATTGGTGGGGCAACTCCGGCGGTCATCAGTGAACGGCTCTGTATCAGCGTGACTACTGCCTATAAACATATCGCTAACATGTACAAAAAGATGAACGTGACAAATCGGCAGGAATTTATCGCACGCCTGTATGAAAAGCCTTCAGAACCGTCATCGAATCAGACAGAGCTGCGGTAACATTCCGCATATGCTGGTATAAGCTATATTTTTTCAACTTTTCATCGAGTTTTCGAAATTACTCATTATTTTATCGGGAGGGTTTGGCTTTGCAGGGACAGAGTTTTAAAAAAAAAGATTGGGCGCTTTTCAGAGATAAGATTGCGGGCTGGCAGGAAAACTATATGGACAGACTGAATAAGGAATATATAGAATTATTAAGTAGCGATGCCGCCCCATCAGAAAAATTCTGGGCACTGGACAAACGGATAAAAGAAGATAAAGGGAAGAAAGGTGTCCGTATACAAATGAGTCGGTCAGACCTTATCTACAATATCATTTCCCTTATCAATGAAGGTGCAATCAGCATGGATGACCTGGAAGAATTCAGCGATGAACTGAAAGAAACGGTGAGATTTCTGGTGGAGCGGTAGTTTGATTCCAGGAGAGGAATTTTAGCTGTAAATGGAGATAATAACTACCCTGTTTTTGGAAACGAAACCATCAAAAAAGAATCGTGGGCACCGTTTTTACAGAGTGCGGTTATATTCGGACGCTGCCATCTGGTAACAGATCAATCTGCGGCGATGACATTACTGAAGCGATTTGCAATGAAATTTTATCCTGACGAAAACATGGTTGATGAAGAGATTGCCATTTCCGGGAAAGCTGTACAGATGTATGAGATAGAGATTGAACATATGAGCGGAAAAGAAGTCCAGGAACGATAGCTGTCAGGTTAATGAAAGAGGCATTTAAAGAGTGAAAGGAACTGTGCCATGAATCATGTACTGATTATAGATGATGATAAAGAACTTTGCGCCTTGATTAAACGCAGCGTTCTGCCTGAAGCTATAGAAGCTGATTGCTGTGATACCGGAAAAGAGGGCTTGAAAAAATTAAAAGAAAAAGAATATCAGCTTGTGATACTTGACGTTATGATGCCCGGTATGGACGGATTTGAGACACTGGAAAAAATCAGAGCAGAAAACAGTCTGCCGATTCTGATGTTCACATCTAAAAATGACAGCGCTTCCAAAGTGCGGGGATTGCGGGCAGGAGCCGACGACTATCTGACAAAGCCTTTTGATATGGACGAGCTGATAGCCCGCATTGTTTCGCTGATACGACGCTATACCCGTTTCAATCAGCCGGGCGGGACACCGCATCAGCTCCACTTTGACGGTCTGGAAATCGACCTGGAAAGCCGCTCCGTTACCACAATGAATGGAACCTTTGAGCTTCCTCCAAAGGAATTTGATATTCTCCTTTTCTGCGCGAAAAATCAGGGAAAAATTCTTACAAAGCAGCGGATTTATGAAGAAGTCTGGGGCGGGGAATATTTCTATGACGACAGCAACATCATGGCGATTATCAGCCGCCTGCGGAAAAAAATAGAAGAAAACCCCGGAAGTCCGAAATACATTCAGACAATCAAGGGTATCGGCTACCGCTTTAACAGGGAGGTATGATTTAACATGGAAATTGTTGCTGCTGTATCCGTTATCATTGCCATCATTTCCGTTCTTACTTCCTGCCTGATTGTCAGACGGGTAAAGAAACAGATTGCCGAAATGTCTGACGCACTGGCTGATGTGAAGAACGGGAACGGAAACCGGCGTATTTTATCCGCCTCAGATGAGCTTATCGCGCCGCTTGTCTATGAAATCAATGATATTATCGTATCTTATGAAAACAGGCTTTCCGCGTTTCGCCAGACAGACGAAACAAACCGGCAGCTTATGACGAGCCTTTCGCATGATGTGAGGACGCCCTTGACTACCCTGATTGGGTATCTTGACGCCGCGCACAAAGGCATTGTTACCGGAAAAGACCGCGACGATTATATAGAAACTGCCCGGCGGAAAGCGCATGACCTGAAAGAATATATCGACGTGCTTTTTGACTGGTTCAAACTGAATTCAGATGAATTTGCGATGGAAATAAACACCGTTGAAGCGGGGGAGCTGACAAGGGATATACTGATTGACTGGATACCGATATTTGAGGATAAGCAGATAGAGTACCATATTGACATTCCCGAACAGCCATTCCGGGTAAAGCTGGATACAGACGGCTATATGCGGATATTAAACAATCTCATACAAAATGTGATTTCTCACAGCCATGCGGATAAGATAGAAGTGATTTTGTCAAAGCAGAGCGGAAATATGAAAATCCTTTTAGCCGACAACGGCACCGGAATCGAAAAAGAAGATTTGAAACATATCTTTGAACGTCTTTATTAGTGTGATAAAGGACGGTCTGAAAAGGGCAGCGGTCTGGGACTGTCTATTGTACATCAGCTTGCAGAAAAAATGAACGGAACAATAACAGCAGAAAGCGTACCGGGAAAAGGAACCGCTTTCACGCTGATTTTTCCTCTTGAAGATTAAGGCTCTCTCCTTTATGGCGGGAGCTTTCATTATTCTGGCAGCATTCCGGATAAAGCGGAGGTGCAGAGCAGATATTCACATTTTGCTTTGCTGCATATGTATGGGAATGCGGGGCGTCGCGCTTAAATTGCAAGATTAATGCAAGGTTCCGGCAAGGTTAATGCAAGGATGGCGTGGTATAATCCCTTTCAGAACAGGAGGTCTGAATATGAGCGATTACATCATTGAAACAAAAAATCTGACAAAACAGTATGGTACACAAAAGAGCGTTGCCGACCTCAATCTCCATGTGGAGAAAGGGAAAATTTACGGTCTGCTTGGAAGAAACGGAGCCGGAAAAACAACGACCATGAAAATGCTGCTTGGGCTGACACAGCCCACGTCCGGCGAAGTCAGAATATGGGGAAAGCCTTTAAAGGGCAACGAAAAGAAAATACTTCCGCGTATCGGCAGTTTGATTGAATCTCCTGGCTTTTATCCCAATCTGACCGGCACAGAGAACCTGCGTATCTTTGCTACGCTGCGGGGAATACCGAACAATCATGCAATCAAAGATGCTCTGGATTTCGTCGGTCTGCCCTATAAGGACAAGAAGCTGTTTTCGCAGTATTCCCTTGGGATGAAGCAGCGGTTGGCGATTGCCCTTGCCATCATGCACGACCCGGAGCTTTTAATACTGGATGAACCAACCAACGGGCTTGACCCTATCGGGATTGCAGAGGTTCGTTCGTTTATCCGGGAGCTTTGCGATGCACGGGGAAAAACAATTTTGATATCCAGCCACATTCTTTCGGAAATTTCTTTACTGGCTGATGATTATGGAATTATCGACCACGGTGCATTACTGGAAGAAGAAAGCCTTGTAAAGCTGGAACAGAAAAGCAGCAGGCATATCCGTTTTATTGTTTCTGATACGGCACAGGCGGCAAGAATTTTGGAGCGCAATTTCCATGAGAGCCAGTTTTCCATACAGGATGACCACAATCTGCGCCTGAACAACCTGGATGTGTCTGTCGGGGAGATTGTTACCGCTTTTGTGGAAAACGGACTGGTGGTATCGGAAGCCCACACCTGTGAAGAAAGTCTGGAAGATTACTTTAAACGTGTGACGGGAGGCGAAGGGATTGCTTAAATTAATATGTTGTGAATTTCTGAAATTAAAACGGAAAAAATTTGTATTTTTAACGATTCTTGCAGCCGCCCTGTTTCCTGTTCCTATGACCGCATTTGCCGCGAGAGACAATTTAGGATTTGACTGGCTTTATATGAATATCGGAATATTTGCATATTTTTTACTATTACCAACGGTTTTAGGTGTTCTGGGGGCGATATTGTTTTTTTCGGAAGAAACGAATGGAACTCAAAAGAATCTTAACGCGATTCCGGTTTCAACAGCCGCCCTGTTTATTGCAAAGGTAATTACGATACTGATATTTTCTGTTATATATTCTCTTGCGACGACTGGCGCGACCTTAACAGGGGGATTGCTGACCGGCAGTACCGACCATATTCTTTACAGGCTGCTGATGGGACTTCTCACAGGCGTTATGGTGGCAATTTCTGTACTTCCTGTTATCGCCATTGAATGTCTGAGCAGGAAGGGCTATATTTTTTCCATCATTTTATCGTTTGTTTATGCAAGTGCAAGCTTTGCGATTGTATTTGCTATATCAGACGTTTTGACTCCTCTGTCTGCTGTTTTCAGATGGGCCTTGCCTCGCATGACAACAGGACCTGCTACCGGTTACGGATTAGACGACTGGTTCTTAAACTCGCCCGCCTGTATTGGGGTTCTGGTATTAACCGCTGCTGTTTCGCTGACGCTTGCGATTGTCTGCAAAAGCAGGCAGGAAATTTAGGGGGGGGGGTGCCAAAAATGATGCGACTGATAAAAACAGAATTCTTAAAATATAAAAGATACAATATTCTCTGGCTTGGAATTGTATCTGTACTTTCTTCCATTATTTTAGCGGCATTCCAGTTAGCCGGAACCAATAACAGTATTTTCAGTTATACAGGACTTTCCGGGGGCGTTGTCTGGAACCACTTTAGTTTATTTCTTCCGTTTACATTCACGTTGGTGGTTGGATATTCCATTAACCGGGAATATACCGATTTTACATTAAAAAATATATTGGTTGTTCCGGTTTCAAAATTCAGGCTAATCTTATCTAAACTAATAGTGGGCTATGGGCTGGTAATTTTTGAATGGATTTTCAGCTTTACGGTTACTCTGATAATTGCGAAAATAATGGGCTGCACAGATATAAATAGTAATTCCTGCATGATAAGTCTTAAACAGATGTTTGTTGTAAGCACCTGTTGTTATATTGCGGTTCTTCCGGTCATTGTGATAGCAACGAGAAAGCAGGATAAATTTCTGTCCGGGGTAATTTTTTCATTCTTCTATGGATTTTGCGGAATATTCCTTGCTAACGGAAACCTGATTAATGTATATCCTGTGACGACAGGACTGGTGCTTTCCAATTATGCACATGATGAAAAAATTGTATATTCACCGTTATTGAGTATAGGTGTTGTTGTTATTATTTTCGTCGGCGCGATTATTCTTCTTAAAGTGTTTAATCGAAAGCATAATGACATATCACTGTAAACAGAAAACAGGAGTGATAGAATTGACTTCTTTTGCTGATAGAGGCATAATAAATCATACAAAACACATACTGATGTATGCGCTTTGCATAAGAATGAAGGAGGCGAAAGGAATGGCTGAAATTTCTTTTTCTACAAGGCTTCCGTATATTGTCACCCCGTCAGAGATGATGGAGATTCTGAATAAATAACGGACATACCTTCATGAGTAGGATGAAAAAATAAGTGTGGGAAGACACCGGTCTTGCTTAGGATTCCTGCGCTTCCGTTTCCGCGCGCAGCATGACATTGGCGATAAACCGCCCGTCCTCATACAGGAACCGGCAGTATCCGCCGTTTCTTTCTGCAATATGCCGCACGGACTGTGTTCCAAGACCAGGGCTGCGGCGCTTTGAGGATTGCAGCACGCCATTTTTTTCTCTGATTTCCCCGTCAAAGGCATTTTCCACGGTCAGCAGGATTACATTGCCGGAATGCAGATATGCCTGCACATGGACGTTTCTTTTTTCGGGCGCTGTTTTCAGGCTTGCCTCCAGTGCGTTTTCAAAAAGGTTGGCAAGTATAGAGCACAGGTCGGTTTCCGGCACAGGCAGATGGGCGGGCAGGTCAAGCTTGCAGGAAAAGGGGACGCCCGCATTGCCAAAACGCAGCGCATAATGCCCTGCCACGCCGTCTACCGCCTGGTTATCGCACAGATATATTTCCGTATCGGGAATCCGTTCGCGGACGCTGGACAGGTATTCTGTCAGA
This is a stretch of genomic DNA from Marvinbryantia formatexigens DSM 14469. It encodes these proteins:
- a CDS encoding PD-(D/E)XK nuclease family transposase, with the translated sequence MEENEKLNIQMSEKNELLEPLQKMNLMDDFLFDVTTVNLDACRIIIELSLGIRIKEIQWKEGQKVVHNLPGKRGIRMDFYVEDVEGKIFDVEMQKRNRGNIPKRTRYYQALLDAPLLKAVRKALTI
- a CDS encoding ABC transporter ATP-binding protein, with translation MSDYIIETKNLTKQYGTQKSVADLNLHVEKGKIYGLLGRNGAGKTTTMKMLLGLTQPTSGEVRIWGKPLKGNEKKILPRIGSLIESPGFYPNLTGTENLRIFATLRGIPNNHAIKDALDFVGLPYKDKKLFSQYSLGMKQRLAIALAIMHDPELLILDEPTNGLDPIGIAEVRSFIRELCDARGKTILISSHILSEISLLADDYGIIDHGALLEEESLVKLEQKSSRHIRFIVSDTAQAARILERNFHESQFSIQDDHNLRLNNLDVSVGEIVTAFVENGLVVSEAHTCEESLEDYFKRVTGGEGIA
- a CDS encoding response regulator transcription factor; translated protein: MNHVLIIDDDKELCALIKRSVLPEAIEADCCDTGKEGLKKLKEKEYQLVILDVMMPGMDGFETLEKIRAENSLPILMFTSKNDSASKVRGLRAGADDYLTKPFDMDELIARIVSLIRRYTRFNQPGGTPHQLHFDGLEIDLESRSVTTMNGTFELPPKEFDILLFCAKNQGKILTKQRIYEEVWGGEYFYDDSNIMAIISRLRKKIEENPGSPKYIQTIKGIGYRFNREV
- a CDS encoding ABC transporter permease, whose amino-acid sequence is MLKLICCEFLKLKRKKFVFLTILAAALFPVPMTAFAARDNLGFDWLYMNIGIFAYFLLLPTVLGVLGAILFFSEETNGTQKNLNAIPVSTAALFIAKVITILIFSVIYSLATTGATLTGGLLTGSTDHILYRLLMGLLTGVMVAISVLPVIAIECLSRKGYIFSIILSFVYASASFAIVFAISDVLTPLSAVFRWALPRMTTGPATGYGLDDWFLNSPACIGVLVLTAAVSLTLAIVCKSRQEI
- a CDS encoding helix-turn-helix transcriptional regulator; protein product: MHHFSGSDKRNSIYGLGDCPADIGGATPAVISERLCISVTTAYKHIANMYKKMNVTNRQEFIARLYEKPSEPSSNQTELR
- a CDS encoding ABC transporter permease, producing the protein MMRLIKTEFLKYKRYNILWLGIVSVLSSIILAAFQLAGTNNSIFSYTGLSGGVVWNHFSLFLPFTFTLVVGYSINREYTDFTLKNILVVPVSKFRLILSKLIVGYGLVIFEWIFSFTVTLIIAKIMGCTDINSNSCMISLKQMFVVSTCCYIAVLPVIVIATRKQDKFLSGVIFSFFYGFCGIFLANGNLINVYPVTTGLVLSNYAHDEKIVYSPLLSIGVVVIIFVGAIILLKVFNRKHNDISL